A single Primulina eburnea isolate SZY01 chromosome 11, ASM2296580v1, whole genome shotgun sequence DNA region contains:
- the LOC140804737 gene encoding uncharacterized protein: protein MKPFKIPGSSFSSLEDPEGSGKGKTAGRGHKGQQARGTMKFGFEGGQTPVRRRVPKRGFKNPFSLTFQPVGLGKIAKLINSGNIDSSELITMKTLKDAGAIGKQIEDGVRLLARGAEYIQWPIHLEVSRVTVRVKAAVEAAGGSVRRVYYNKLGLRALLKPEWFEKKGRLLPRAARPPPKQKDKVDSIGRLPAPTKPIPFTTVEKEAMAA from the exons atgaaaccCTTTAAAATTCCGGGGTCGAGTTTTTCATCACTGG AAGACCCGGAAGGGTCGGGGAAGGGGAAGACAGCTGGTCGGGGGCATAAGGGTCAACAGGCTCGTGGTACGATGAAGTTTGGGTTTGAAGGTGGCCAAACGCCCGTCCGCCGTCGTGTCCCCAAGCGTGGATTTAAGAATCCCTTCAGCCTTACATTTCAG CCAGTTGGTTTAGGAAAAATTGCAAAATtgataaattctggaaatatcGATTCCTCAGAGTTGATCACGATGAAAACTCTAAAG GATGCTGGAGCAATAGGGAAGCAAATCGAAGATGGTGTTAGACTGCTGGCTCGTGGTGCTGAATATATTCAGTGGCCCATCCATCTTGAG GTTTCGAGAGTGACTGTGAGGGTAAAAGCTGCTGTAGAAGCGGCTGGTGGATCAGTAAGGAGAGTATATTATAACAAATTGGGGCTTCGAGCTCTACTGAAACCTGAGTGGTTTGAGAAGAAGGGCAGGTTGCTTCCGAGAGCAGCAAGGCCTCCCCCAAAACAGAAAGATAAAGTCGATAGCATAGGTCGGTTGCCTGCTCCAACCAAGCCAATCCCTTTTACAACTGTAGAGAAAGAGGCCATGGCTGCTTAA